From the genome of Chloroflexota bacterium, one region includes:
- a CDS encoding DUF72 domain-containing protein — translation MAELYIGTSGFSYNDWVGPFYPPDLPKQEWLSYYAREFRACELNFTYYRLPNARTLAQLAEKVPPGFRFTLKATDVLTHKREEATPEAYAAFRDALRPLIEQDKFGCVLAQFPYSFKANAENRAYLARLREGLADLPVVVEFRHRGWITEATFELLERLGMGFCCVDQPRLRGLVPPIARATADVAYVRFHGRNAAKWWQHEQAWERYDYSYSVEELQEWVPKIRSLAEKAQSVYLFANNHWQGQAVDTARQLRLLLSASDE, via the coding sequence ATGGCTGAACTGTATATCGGCACGTCGGGCTTTTCTTATAACGACTGGGTTGGGCCCTTCTATCCGCCCGACTTGCCCAAGCAGGAGTGGCTGAGCTACTACGCCAGGGAGTTTCGGGCCTGCGAGCTGAACTTCACCTACTACCGCCTGCCCAACGCCAGGACGCTGGCGCAGCTGGCCGAGAAGGTGCCGCCCGGGTTCCGCTTCACGCTCAAGGCGACGGACGTGCTCACCCACAAGCGTGAGGAGGCGACGCCCGAGGCGTACGCCGCGTTCCGGGACGCGCTGAGGCCGCTGATCGAGCAGGACAAGTTCGGATGCGTGCTGGCCCAGTTCCCGTACTCCTTCAAGGCCAACGCCGAGAACCGGGCGTACCTGGCGCGGCTGCGGGAGGGGCTGGCCGACCTCCCCGTGGTGGTCGAGTTCCGCCACCGAGGCTGGATCACCGAGGCGACCTTCGAGCTGTTGGAGCGGCTGGGGATGGGGTTCTGCTGCGTGGACCAGCCACGGCTGCGGGGGCTCGTGCCACCCATCGCCCGGGCGACGGCGGACGTAGCCTACGTACGCTTCCACGGGCGCAACGCGGCCAAGTGGTGGCAACACGAGCAAGCATGGGAGCGGTACGACTACAGCTACTCGGTCGAGGAGCTACAGGAGTGGGTGCCGAAGATCCGCTCCCTGGCGGAGAAGGCGCAGAGCGTCTATCTGTTCGCGAACAACCACTGGCAGGGACAGGCGGTGGACACCGCCCGCCAGCTCAGGCTACTCCTGTCGGCGAGCGACGAGTAG